From a region of the [Eubacterium] eligens ATCC 27750 genome:
- a CDS encoding S24 family peptidase: MYEAYFGMNPADPFSSLTDEGREKAMDYINLLHASGMYEKQTAKIIPFRSIDIFENAVSAGTGNFLVDGPKETVRIDESLLPEDTTFGVCISGDSMEPEFHDGQIAWVLQQESVANGEIGIFALNGEAYIKKLKDDKDGIFLISLNEKYAPIKVGENDRLDIFGKVLGKSDASAITGHC, encoded by the coding sequence ATGTATGAAGCATATTTTGGAATGAATCCTGCTGATCCTTTCTCCTCACTTACTGATGAAGGCAGGGAAAAGGCTATGGATTATATCAATCTGCTCCACGCATCCGGAATGTATGAAAAGCAAACTGCTAAAATAATTCCATTCCGAAGCATTGATATTTTTGAAAATGCAGTATCAGCTGGAACCGGCAACTTCCTTGTAGATGGACCAAAAGAGACTGTACGAATAGATGAATCTCTTCTACCAGAAGATACTACTTTCGGTGTATGCATTAGTGGTGACAGTATGGAACCTGAATTCCACGATGGTCAGATTGCATGGGTATTACAACAGGAATCTGTTGCTAATGGAGAAATCGGCATCTTCGCTCTAAACGGAGAAGCCTATATTAAGAAGTTAAAAGACGATAAAGACGGAATTTTCCTTATCTCACTCAATGAAAAGTATGCACCTATCAAGGTTGGAGAAAATGACCGCTTAGACATATTTGGAAAAGTTCTTGGAAAATCTGATGCTTCTGCTATCACAGGACATTGCTGA
- a CDS encoding helix-turn-helix transcriptional regulator has translation MAVTNNIREIREQRGIYQDDLAAAIGYSTKTVGRIERGDSTPSAEFMLRISKYFNMLVEDVFHVED, from the coding sequence ATGGCGGTTACCAATAATATCAGAGAAATCCGGGAGCAGCGTGGCATTTACCAGGATGACCTTGCCGCTGCTATCGGATACAGCACCAAAACTGTCGGCAGGATAGAGCGTGGGGACAGTACCCCATCTGCCGAATTTATGCTGCGAATATCAAAGTACTTTAATATGCTGGTGGAAGATGTATTCCATGTAGAGGATTGA